A region from the Kineothrix sp. IPX-CK genome encodes:
- a CDS encoding ATP-dependent DNA helicase yields the protein MNQPVYMADIQNKIYEAGLIRQEERIVLTADNCVLLEYYTGKTYSYRMVELTTLKAKRLFSKAAPLNESGYQKAMEKMLSQAGSESENTFSIKPAMRAKNLLEHIFSNILPEHGMDFRENQAALALEMLESLQGNRLALCEAEVGTGKTHAYILAVTVHNLFSTNKLPTIISTSTIALQKALTEEYIPQISDILMEHRIIDKPLSFVVRKGKSHYACDSRVKGYRSSIAHNDRHEDEELLSVLTGLFTGACPLDLDKLPLTDYVKSCINVERCHLNCPLSSVCRYRDFIRKAQSLGYDFQIANHNLVLADVLGRKNGRRSLFPPRGVVIFDEAHKLLDAARQMYGMTMENVELERLVASIYHAIGTGNPDKAEIVRLCETIQEQNVLLFEALRYAAGTSYDRNCYAVQIDLNCIRALKTLMAVLRRLSVLFYTTDREKRERYDRLVNRMEQQEIKLFILFHHASSILWLEMTGATACRVCALPKQLDFLLSEDIWQEKIPYILTSGTLSVGGDFSHFKRNNGIILAEKRRIFETSKASPFDYPNHALLYLPQDMPTPSDKDSGYFQAVVNRLAELIEVTHGHTLILFTSYRMMEQAYDELCGRITSFPMFRMGKGRLDAIDAFRRSGNGVLCASDSAGEGIDLAGDILSSLIVVRLPFPAPDPVLEYEKTLYPDFYGYLNEVIVPGMLIKLRQWFGRGIRRETDTCVFSILDSRASRRYRNDILAALPDMPVTHQLSDVNRFIAAKKSGAYFE from the coding sequence ATGAACCAACCTGTCTATATGGCAGATATTCAAAATAAGATTTACGAAGCAGGCTTAATCCGGCAAGAGGAACGCATTGTACTGACAGCCGATAATTGCGTGCTTTTGGAATACTACACCGGAAAAACATACAGCTACCGCATGGTGGAGCTTACCACCTTAAAGGCAAAGCGGCTCTTTTCCAAAGCGGCGCCGCTGAATGAAAGCGGATACCAAAAAGCGATGGAAAAAATGCTTTCACAAGCAGGATCGGAATCGGAAAACACATTTTCCATCAAGCCTGCCATGAGAGCAAAAAATCTTCTGGAACACATTTTTTCAAACATCCTGCCGGAACATGGTATGGACTTTCGGGAAAATCAGGCGGCTCTTGCGCTGGAAATGCTGGAGTCCTTGCAGGGAAACCGACTGGCGCTCTGTGAGGCCGAGGTGGGTACAGGAAAAACTCATGCCTACATATTGGCCGTAACGGTCCACAATCTGTTCAGCACCAATAAGCTGCCGACAATTATCTCTACTTCCACCATTGCGCTGCAAAAGGCATTGACAGAAGAATATATCCCTCAGATTTCCGATATTCTGATGGAACACCGGATTATTGACAAGCCCCTGTCCTTTGTGGTTCGCAAAGGGAAGTCCCATTACGCCTGCGACAGCCGGGTAAAGGGGTATCGTTCCTCTATCGCACACAATGACCGCCATGAGGACGAGGAACTGCTTTCTGTCCTGACCGGACTTTTCACCGGAGCCTGCCCCCTTGATTTGGATAAGCTCCCTTTAACGGACTATGTGAAATCCTGCATCAATGTGGAGCGCTGCCATCTGAACTGCCCGCTGTCCTCGGTCTGCCGATACCGTGACTTTATCCGAAAGGCACAATCTCTTGGATATGACTTTCAGATTGCCAACCACAATCTTGTGCTGGCGGATGTCCTTGGCAGGAAGAACGGGAGAAGGTCCTTGTTCCCGCCCCGTGGAGTGGTGATTTTTGACGAGGCTCACAAGCTCCTTGACGCAGCCCGACAGATGTACGGTATGACAATGGAAAACGTGGAATTGGAACGGCTGGTGGCAAGTATCTACCATGCCATAGGCACAGGCAATCCCGACAAAGCGGAGATCGTCAGGCTGTGTGAAACCATACAGGAACAAAATGTCTTGCTCTTTGAAGCCCTGCGATATGCCGCAGGCACAAGCTATGATAGAAACTGCTATGCCGTGCAGATTGACCTAAACTGCATACGGGCTTTGAAAACACTGATGGCTGTACTGCGCAGACTGTCAGTGCTTTTTTATACGACTGACCGTGAGAAAAGGGAGCGTTACGATCGGCTGGTAAACCGCATGGAACAGCAGGAAATCAAGCTATTCATCCTGTTTCATCATGCAAGTTCTATTCTTTGGCTGGAAATGACCGGAGCAACAGCCTGCCGGGTCTGCGCTTTGCCAAAGCAGCTTGATTTTCTATTATCGGAGGATATTTGGCAGGAAAAAATTCCGTATATCCTGACCTCCGGCACGCTCTCTGTGGGGGGCGATTTTTCACATTTCAAGCGAAATAACGGAATTATACTGGCGGAGAAACGCCGCATCTTTGAAACCAGCAAGGCTTCTCCCTTTGATTATCCGAACCATGCCCTTCTGTATCTCCCGCAGGATATGCCCACTCCTTCAGACAAAGACAGCGGTTATTTTCAGGCGGTGGTCAATCGGCTGGCGGAGCTGATTGAAGTGACCCATGGGCATACACTGATCCTGTTTACATCCTACCGCATGATGGAACAGGCATATGACGAGCTGTGCGGGAGAATCACTTCGTTTCCCATGTTCCGTATGGGCAAAGGCCGTCTGGACGCCATCGACGCTTTTCGCAGAAGCGGTAACGGTGTCCTTTGTGCCAGTGACAGCGCCGGAGAGGGCATTGACCTTGCCGGAGATATTTTATCTTCCCTCATTGTGGTACGGCTGCCGTTTCCGGCTCCCGACCCGGTGTTGGAATATGAAAAGACCCTGTATCCTGACTTCTACGGCTATTTGAACGAGGTCATTGTACCGGGTATGCTCATCAAACTGCGCCAATGGTTTGGCCGGGGCATCCGCAGAGAAACGGATACCTGTGTTTTTTCTATTCTCGACAGTCGGGCGAGCAGACGCTACCGGAATGATATATTGGCGGCCTTGCCTGATATGCCGGTTACGCACCAGCTTTCTGACGTGAACCGCTTTATTGCGGCCAAGAAGTCGGGCGCCTACTTTGAATGA